In the Silene latifolia isolate original U9 population chromosome 1, ASM4854445v1, whole genome shotgun sequence genome, CGTCAGGGGATACTAGATCTGCAATGCAGAATAATACCGACACTACAGCAGTTTCAAATCAACAGATTGGTCAAAGGAATTCTGACCTTGGAAAAACAGGAGAACAAAATGAACGCAAACCCACTACTTCTTATGAGGTACTCCCTCCACCCGATATTATTTTTACTTCTGCTATATAAACTacttatttacttttaaatattagtattatttttaCTTCTGATAGTTTTCAAACATTTGACTTAACTCCTTATATCATTGCATTTTGAAGTGTGTGATCATTCActgacggttctaaaggatgattcatgtcagcccaCCCCCAATAATTGGCCCCATTGCTGTTAAGTCCTACTCAAAACAATTGTCGCCTTTCTATATCTAGTAAAATGAAAAAAGTGAACTTATGACATCCTAACATAATGGCAAGGGTACGGTGGTATATCGACATGGAAATTCCCAAGTCAATTGGTTATAATGATATTTTGtcactaaatttttaaatttcACCTGTTTACAAATGACGATAATGTTGATATGATGGAAGAAGTATCACAATATATGGTTCAGTCATCTCAGTTTACCACTTTGCCGGTTCTTATAATGTACGGAGTATACACCCTGGTCCCTGACCCTGGCCCAATGATGTAgtactttttatttttctttgattCTACTTCTTTTTATTTATGAGAAACTATACACCACATTTACAATTCTAATTATACCTTTGGCTTGGGAGTACATGAAATATGCTACACCCGTGTACAAGTAAAGATCCTTTCCATTTCTTTCTCTCCATTACTTGTCCATTACCTCTAATAGGTATAATATTGTATATTATTTGCTTACACATCATCATCCATTACTTTTATATGTGACCGCTAGATCGTTTCATGTGATAATCTAAACTGttgaaaagaaatggagaggagaAGTAATGGAGAGGATCCTAATTGCCCGTGTACCTAGGAATTTTTCATGGAACTGAATTCTATATGTTTCAGGCGGGGGAGAAGTCAAGGGTAGAGGATGTGTCTTGGCGTGGGAGGAGCTTAGAGGGATCAGCAGTGACAGAACCGGATCCTCTAGACATGTCAGAGGAAGCAAAGGCACTGAGGTGGTTCCGCCGTGTTGCTCAGATAAAGGACATATCAGAGCTCAGCCAAATTCCCGATGAAGACTTCCCTTCTATAATTCCATTAAGGAAGGGAGTTAACAGGTTTGTGGTCAGTAAGAGGAAAACACCACTTGAAAGACGGTTGACTTCGTCACAATACACAAGAAACCTTCCGGTTGCTAATTCTGAGCCTGATAAAGATACGAAGGCTACCGAGTCTAGCTAAGAATCTGTTGCGGTTGGGATAAAGTCTTTGTGGACTCCAATTCGATTTTGTTGTACAGACCCTTGTTTAGAGAGAATTAGAGTCTCTTCATGCCACATGTTCAGGACCTGGGAAATCATCGAGGATTGATTAGCTTTGATAATATTGATGCGCGAGGCTGTTCTTGCTTGTATCTTTATTACTAGGTTTAATTGAGGTGAGATTGGCAATTTGTATTTTGCAAACTCCCAATAGTCATTTAAAGACTACAAAAGGTTAATTGTGAGTTTACTCGGTAATTGTAAAACAGTAGTTCTTGTATTTGACTGTATCTCAAATCATTTTTGCAAAATACTTTTGTAATGTCACCGAACTTTGGTGGAACTAACAGAACTTGTGAAACTTGAAACCTAACAAACAAACGAGGTTGTGTCGCCTTCTTATTTGTGTTACCGAAATATAGTCATTTAGATTTACTCACTGAAATTGACATGATTACATAAATAGGTCATATAATGCCGTCCTGTTCTTGTTCGTGTCGCTCTCTTGTTCGTATTGCTCACAAGTCGCACATAGATTATATCGCCTTCTTGTTCGTGTTACTCATGACCTTAAGTTTTTATGTATCTATTTAACTTCTTGTTAACCCATCTACAATGTATAATGTAACACATTTAATTCGACATTTCAAATACTaccatacaatcaaacaaaatcCCAGACTTAAAGTGCAGATTATGTCGGGTTAGTGTTCCGTAGAGTATTACCCtaataattaataaaaaagtTTTATTCTTATATCGAAAGATTTTAACACGAATCCAACCCAAACAACCTTAAGATCAACTCATAGTAATCGACTTCATGTCAGATTcgtgttttgtattttttttttatcatattcAATACTCAAGCTTACTTTTTGATGggacatattctgcacccgctgaccgagtcaacatattgagcaaggtcaaagccaaaagacagcaagtcaacgtattagacagcctaaccgacgcaaagatgtcggctgtcactggtctcggTCCGGTAACTAGCCGGcgagagacatatccgcgtactcacatccggtcccctcggcatggagtcaaccaggccaccTGGCCGCCAtggggtccctcggccgagggtagaacagatcTTTTCCACCTttactagccacttggccacttggccactacgtgacaaaaagtgaaagtctataaatactccacttctctcattgagaaaaggatccgaaaactaTCTCACAAtccactaatctggtataaaactcccttatctctctacaatatactttgccaagtaacacacaacttaacttgtgcgtcggagtgagtacgctcggccccaagccgagccctcagtttgttcatcttaaacaggaaagagtgaaaggaagagtcaagcaacgacatcattcaacaagctcacgtggtcacaactctgctccgaaattacacccggaacacttttAACAGATTTTTCCACTTAGACAAGTCTTGGGCAACTTTACAAGCACAATTACCACCATGAGGTTGGGAGTTAGATCAGCCGGTAAGAACTCTTTTACTCAAACCTTATGATgatcagctagtcttgcttgtgatgggctaatcccgtcacaagcttgtgacctctcacaaaaagggagaggggacaagctcccctccatgtgcttcccactcacctcttaaTGGGCATTTTGtaagaggaaacggtatccgtcacaaatgagaatttgtgtgtgATTAGGGGTGTTCGATTCTCACTTGCAATATAGTGCGCCCATCTAAAAAACAAGCACAGTTGCAACTTACAAGTTACAACTGTCAACTACCTTTCCCGCTTCTCTTCTCCTGACAATCATCAACCATAAAAAAACGGTCCATATAGTTTAGCATGAAAAATCATGGATATCAAAAtcttcaactcttcattattcaCAACATCTCCATGTTTTCCAACCTTCATTACCCATCACAGATTCCATGCTTCTTCAATTAAACTCAATGCAATTTCAGCTCCTCCTCAACGATTAAAATCGACGTTGCTTCGACAACCCGATTACAAACCCGCAATTATCCCACCACCCGAAGAAGAACCCGAAACAATTCCCGAAGATTTAACTGATAAAAGCTCAACCTTGGATGTTTTACGCTTATTTGATGGGCTTAAACTTGTGGTTACACCAGATGTTTATGCTTCTCTTATTGCTGAGTGTACTCGGAATTGCGACGCTTTTCAGGCGTCGCAACTTTACGATCACATGAAAGGGAATCGTAGGATGGTTAAGTACTTAAAAGGGTCTTCTGGGTTGTTGTTGTTTAATAGAATATTAATGATGTTTGTGATTTGTGGGTGTTTGGATATTGCAGAGAAGGTGTTCGATGAAATGCCGCACAGAGATTCTATTTCTGTGGGAATTTTGGTTTCGGCGCTGGTTAATGATGAGTTATATGAACAAACTTTGAGCTTATTTGTGAAGATGTATGAATGTTTTATGTATAAGGAGAGTTATAAAGCTTTGCACGTTGTTGTGGTTTGTGTTCTTAAGGCTTGTGCGTGTTTAGAGAATGTCGATTTGGGCAAAATGGTTCATGGTTGGTTGATTAAGATGGGTTATGGCAGTGAGTTGTTTGTTGGAATTGCGTTTACTGAGTTTTATGGGAAATGTAGATGTTTGCCGGAAGCTAATCGCGTCTTTTTTCATCAAATTCAGTTCGATGGTTGTTCTGATACCAATCTCTGGACATGCGCTATAGTAAATAATTGTCGTCAAGAGAATTTTGATGAGGTTATTAGGATTTTTCTCGAAATGGGTCAAGCTGGGGTAGCGATGAATAAAGACGCTTTTTTTAGTGTTCTTAAAGCTAGTGGGAGAGTAAGTGATGGATCTTTAGGCAGGCAAGTTCATGCAAATGCTATAAAATTCGGACTTGACACCCACGTCTTCGTGATGTATGGTTTGGTTGATATGTATGGAAGATGTGGATTGTTGGCAGATGCAAGGAAGGTTTTTGATATGAGTGACCGGAACAAAAGAAGCAGCAAATGTTGGAATGCAATGGTTTTTGGTTTAATAAAGCATGGATTTTGGATTGAAGCGTTAAAAATGTTGTACCAAATGAAAGCTGCTGGACTTCAGCCCAAGCAATCATTAGTTATTGAAGTGAGGATGGCTTGTGGAAGTGAATCGCTTGGGACGGTATTGAGCCAGGGTAGAGCGGATTAGTCTGAATATAAACTATCATTAGGGTTAGTCTAGATATAGACTCTCTGTAAATTGGTTATACAAACTGTTTTATAAGTATTAGCAAGATCTGTGGTGCCCTATGTTATTCATCCTCAGCTGCAAATATGCCAGAAATTCCACGCTTTTGGGCTAAGATGAAGTGTCGAAGTGTTGTGTCGTGTTAATACACTGCATGTCATCGAAAATATCCTAGGTTGTGAGTCGTGACTGTAATTTGTACGACGATGGATGGTATCCAGAGCTTGGAAGATGACTCTAGCACAATACTACAATAGCACCTACTTTGCTACTTCCTTTTCGGTTTTGGAGCTCTCAAATCCTTCTCAAGCTACTGTATGCTGCAAAATTCAGATGCTAGGTTTGTAGCTGCATGTCATTTGGTCTTAATCACAGTGCTCCTCAATCACGTGAGTTTTCGGCCCTTCATGAACACTGATATTTAcgaatatattatatatatacgtAGTATATTGGAAGATACCCTTTTGTTTTAACCACTGAACACGGTTGTATACAaatattttgagaaatttaaattcGGTGTCACCCTCTCATTTTCGGTAATTAATTCTATAGGAAGGGGCAATCGAGTAATATGTGAGAGGGTGAGTCCGAATTTGATCATCACCCATTCCTAACTACCTAACTCTTAACTATCAGACCCGAAATAACCTGTGCCAGTAATCATCCGTCTAAACAACCTGATTCCCATGTATATCAGCCTACTATCATGATACGACCTCATTTTGAGAATCTGTCGGGATTTCGCAGAAACCGGTTTAGCTGGCTCTATGCTGTTCTGATCATAAAATAGTAAAAACACACTTTCCAAAATACTCTCTCATTTTGTGCTTAATGATAATGATCAACCTGACATTTCTGGATTCTTTTATCTTTTGTTCGTATCCTACCTTCTGGAAATGCAGTCAACTTTTATTAGCTGCTGTGGTTAATACTAATCAAAGCCTTGAAAGGCCTCCCCTCAATAACGTGGCAACAAATGGTTCACTATATTTCTATTTTGAAAAATATTATTATTCCATTAGTCTCTCTTAAGACGGACATATCCGTCCTATGATTAAAACGGGGCAATTAGAATCCCACTTGCATTGATAGGATAAGTCTGTTTTGCTAATCTCTAGACATtctgtttttgtcttatctatcttATTTGACTCGGtttaaatttaagacggatatttcCGTCTTAAAGAAGTATGGGTTATTCCTAACATTTACTCTGTACCTTTATATTCTAATATTCTATTCCATGCATGGTATGCTTCATTCATAACTATTGAACCAAACGCCATCAGTTCTTA is a window encoding:
- the LOC141631178 gene encoding pentatricopeptide repeat-containing protein At1g31790, with protein sequence MDIKIFNSSLFTTSPCFPTFITHHRFHASSIKLNAISAPPQRLKSTLLRQPDYKPAIIPPPEEEPETIPEDLTDKSSTLDVLRLFDGLKLVVTPDVYASLIAECTRNCDAFQASQLYDHMKGNRRMVKYLKGSSGLLLFNRILMMFVICGCLDIAEKVFDEMPHRDSISVGILVSALVNDELYEQTLSLFVKMYECFMYKESYKALHVVVVCVLKACACLENVDLGKMVHGWLIKMGYGSELFVGIAFTEFYGKCRCLPEANRVFFHQIQFDGCSDTNLWTCAIVNNCRQENFDEVIRIFLEMGQAGVAMNKDAFFSVLKASGRVSDGSLGRQVHANAIKFGLDTHVFVMYGLVDMYGRCGLLADARKVFDMSDRNKRSSKCWNAMVFGLIKHGFWIEALKMLYQMKAAGLQPKQSLVIEVRMACGSESLGTVLSQGRAD